The genome window CGGCCACCACCACCCAGGTGACCGGCGGCGAGGACAGGACAGTGAGCGGGAATGCGGCCAGCACCGCGAGCAGGATGGCGGCGGCCAGGCGCGTCATCCCGCCACCACTCGGCGAAGCCGCGGCCGGCGCAGCGCGGCCAGGGCGGCATCGAGGGGCTCGACGCCGTCCCATTCCACGATGCTCAACCCGCGACGGCGCAGCTCGGCGACCTGGGCCCGGCGCTCCAGGGCCCACAGCCGGGCGGCCACGTCGGCGACGGGGCTGGGCGGCGCGATGGCCCGTGTCGCGGCCACGGGCGACACGGCGATGACGGTGAGATCGAACCCGCGGGCGGCCAGGTCGCTGGCCGCTCTCACGAAGCGCGGATCGAGCATGGGGCTCAGGGCGAGGACCAGGGCCTGAGGCGGCAGGATGCGCGGGGGGACGAGGTCGAGGTCTCGATTCACGTAGGTGAAGACGACCGAAGCGTCCAGCAGCGTATCGAGCAGCCGCTGCAGCTGCGCGCGGCCGGAGCCCGGCTTCACCCAGCGGAGCTGACCGCCGTACTCGATCAGGCCCACGCGGTCCTTGCGGGCGAGATAGGCGGCGGCCAGGGCCGCGGCGCCGCGCGCCGCCGCATCGAGGACCGTCACGCCCTCGGCCCCCACGTCGGCCAGCGAGTCGAGCAGCAGCACGACGTCGGCGTTGCGCTCGCGGTGATGCTGCGTCACGTGCAGCAGGCCCAGCCGCAGCGTGGCGCGCCAGTTCACGTGGCGGACCTGATCGCCGGGGGCGAAGGGACGGATGTCACCCGGCTCGATGCCTTCACCGCGCGTCGGCGACACGTAGTTGCCGATGGACGTCTGCGTCCGGACGGGACGGGGCAGGTGGCGGATGGTCGCGACGTGGGGATAGACGGCGACGGTGTGCGGAGCCCGAACGCGGGTCTCGGCGGCGGTCAGTCCGAGTGGTCCCCAGAGCCGGACATGCGGGCCGCCCAGCCGCAGGTGCTGGCGGCCCGCGCAGCGCAGCGCGAAGGTCCACCGCACCTCCTCTCCTGGCCGCAGGGTGAAGAAGGCGTGGTGGCGGCCGCGCTCCAGGTGAACCCGCGGAGGCAGCGGCTCGAGCAGCTCCACGAGGGGCAGGGGTCCTTCGGCGCGCAGGGTGGCGGTCACCGTCACCCGCTCGTCCTCGAACACGCGGTCGGTGGACACCTCGCGGGTGAGCTGCCACGCCGGCGGCGCCCCCGTGCGCCGGCCGGCCACGAGCGCGACGACCAGGGGGACGGCGACCAGGATGAGGTCGGCGCGCCCGGCGACGACGCCCAGGAAGAGGGCCCAGACGACGAGCGTCAGGCAGGAGACATTGAGCGCCGTCGGACGCCAGGTCACGGAGATTCCGCTGCCGGGGCCGGGACCTCGCGCAGCAGGGCCTCGATCACGTGCGCCGGCGTCGTCCGCGAGATCCACAGCTCCGGCTTGAGGACGAGCCGATGGGCGAGGGCGGCCACCGCCATCGCCTTCACGTCGTCGGGCAGAACGAAGTCGCGGCCGCGGATGGCGGCCTCGGCTCGGGCCAGCTTCAGCAGGGCCAGGCTTCCCCGCGGCGAGGCGCCCAGCGTCACGCGGGCGTCGGTCCGCGTGGCCTGGACGAGGGCCACGATGTAGCGCTCCAGCGGCTCGCTCACGAATACGTCCTCGAGCGCCTCCTGCATGCCCAGCAGCTCTCCGCGGGTGACGAGGGTGGGCACGGTGGCGGTGTCGGTTCGCCGCTCGCGTCGGATCCTCAAAATCTCGCGCTCCCGCTCCGGCTCCGGATAGCCCACGCTGACGCGCAGCAGGAAACGGTCGAGCTGCGCCTCGGGCAACGGGTAGGTGCCCTCCAGCTCGATCGGGTTCTGGGTGGCGATGACCAGGAAGGGCCGGGCCAGCGCGAACGACTGCCCCTCCACGGTCACCTGCGCCTCCTGCATCGCCTCCAGGAGGGCCGCCTGGGTCTTGGGCGTGGCGCGGTTGATCTCGTCGGCGAGCAGCAGGTTGGTGAAGACGGGTCCGGGCCGGAACTCGAACCGGCCCTCGCGCTGGTCGTAGAGGAAGCTGCCCGTGATGTCGCTGGGCAGCATGTCGGGCGTGAACTGGATGCGGCGAAAGCCGAGATCGAGGGCTTGGGCCAGCAGCCGCGCGATCAGGGTCTTGGCCAGGCCCGGGTAGTCCTCCACGAGGACATGGCCGTTGGCGAGGACGCCGGCCAGGATCCGCTCCAGGACGTCGTCTTTGCCGACGACGATGCGACCGAGGGTCAGCACCACTTCGCGGACCCGCTCGGCGACGGCGTCGACCTTCACGGCTGCTTCTCGATGGCGGCGATCACCTGGCGCAGCCGGGCCAGGCTGGGACCGCGGCCGGGGCGAACCGCCAGGCGAGCCAGCGGGCCCGACGCCAGCGCGCAGAGGCGAGGCCACAGGACCCTGTCGAAGTGGCGCCGGCTGCGCAGCGCGGTGCGGACGTCGTGGACGAGATCCTGGAAGCGCAGCGGCACGACGGGCGGCAGCCCGGGGCGGCTGCGGGCCTCGTCGAGCGCGGAGGCCGGACCGGGGGCGAGGCGGTCAGCCACCGCACGCCGCAGCTGCAGCAGCGTGACGCCCAGGACGAGGGCCACGGCCAGCCGCGCCACCAGGCCACGCCAGGCCGGCTCCACGAAGACGTACGCGGGCACCGCGGCCATGAGCACGACACCGGCCAGCACCGTGCAGCGGACAGCGATCAACATGAGCGGCCGCTCGCGGCTCACGCGCCGAGCTCTGTATCGGAGCGCGAGCCCGGCCCGACCCGCGGGTGGGCTGGCCCAGGAAGTGGCGGCTGCGTTGTACCGGAGCGCGAGCCCGGCTCGACCCGCGGGTGGGCTGGCCCAGGCGGTGGTGGCTGCTCCGGATCGGCTGCGTCGGGGGGCGGCGCCTCGGTCGCCAGCGCCGCGGTGATCTCGTCCAGGCAGTCGCAGGCGGCGTCGCGCGCAGCGTCGCCGAGGGCGCGGTCGCTGAATCGTGCGACCTCGAAGAGCGCCGTCAGGCGCGCCACCGGGGGAACCGGCAGGGACAGCCGGCTCAGGGCTGCCCGCATGAACTCCATCGGCGTCTGCCACGGCGCCCGCGGCGCGCGAGCGCCGGCCAGGGCCCGCTCGAAGCGGCCGTAGGCGCGGATCACCGCCGCCCGCGCGTCGGGCTCCGCCCGGAGATCTCCTCCATCGTCGTCGTGGGCGGCGGCGGGCGCCGCGGCCAGGGACGCGGCGGCCGTCCGTCTCCTCCACCAGCGCTCCAGGCGATCCGCCAGCGCCACCAGGACCATAAGCGCGAAGAGGCCCAGGGCGAACAGGACCAGCAGCGTGCCGATCGTGAAATCGAAGAGTGGGACCGAGGTCGGCGGCTTGCGGGCGGCCGTCAGCAGCTCCAGCAGCTCGGCGATCGCGGTGAAGGCCTGGTCGATCGGATGGGTGTCCCCGCCGGACCAGTAGTGCCAGACGAGAAACCAGAACGCGGCGACCGTGAGCAGGACGGGAAGCACCGCCACCCAGCCGGGACGCCGCGGCGCCGCTCGGGCGATCGGTGGCTCGTCGCCCGTCCGCCGTCGCGGCGGCCGCTGCACCGCGAGCAGCAGGACCGCGGAGAGCACGAGCAGCGTCAGCACGAGCGTTCGCACCGCGCCGGGTAGCTGGACGGTCAGGCTCGCCCCGGGCGCGCCGGTCGGCGAGGGGAGCGGAGCGATGGTGGCCCCCAGCGCCAGCAACAGACCGATGCCGATCGCCGTACCCGCCCGGAGCCGGCCCAGACCGTGAACAAGGACGTTGCGCCGCGTTGCCACGCGCGCGGATGATGCAACGGCGGCGCTCGACGGTCAACGGCAGCGTGGCCGGTTGACGAAGGGCCTGGCCCGGGGTCACCATGGCGCCCACACGAACGCCGCCTCGCGGCGGAGGGAACGACATGGCGACGAGCGCCGCGGTCCTGAACGAGCCCCTGCCTGCTGCCGAGTACGCCCGACTGCAGGAGCGCATCCTCGCCCGCGACCAGAAGGGCGCCAGCGACGTGCTCTACCGGCTCTTGAAGCAGGGGCGACCGGTCACCGAGATCACGCGGGAGACGGTGCGCATCCACGCGCCCTACACGCACGTCCCCTACCACCAGCGGCTCGACGACGGCGTCGTGAAGTTCGTGAACAATGACCACTGCCTGCTGAGCGAGCGGGTCGGCCTGCCGCTGGCGTCGTTGATCCGTCCCGATCTGCGCCTGCTGCCGCTGGCCCAGACGGTCTGGTATCTGCCGACGGGGCTCGATCCCTGGAACCAGCTCCTGGGCAGGGCGCCGGGCCACTACACGCGGCTCTACAACATCGCGGTGGGCCAGGCCCCGCCGATGCCCGAGGCGCACTGGCCGGACCAGGAGCCGCTGCACCTCGACGGCCCGCTGAGCGAGCGCCTCAACCACTGGCTCACCCTGGTCCAGCGCGGCGAGGTGCTGGCCTCCTATCAGGTCTTCCTGGGGTTGATGGACGACGTGCCCAGCCGCCGGGCGGCGCTGGCCCACCTGGCCTTCGCCGGCCTGATCGACGTGCAGGACCGTATGTTCCACAATCGCTCGTACACCACCGGCCACAAGGCCTACCGGGCCCGGGCCACCATCGAGCTGGGCGAGACCTTCGGCTGGGACGCCGCCCACAGCGTGCTCTATGCCGGGGTGCCCGACATGGCGGTGGGGCCGCGCTGGTACTCGACCTACGAGGCGGGGTGCAACATCGTCCAGAACCTGCTCGGGGGCCGCGACGAGGAGCTCCTGCGCCAGGACACGCCGGTCACGTCAGCCGAGGAGGCGATGCTCGTCGACGCCATCACGCGCCAGCGGGAGGTCTCCGTCATCGAGGCGCTGGTGGCGCTGCTCAAGGCGGGACGCCAGCCGCGTCGCATCCTCGACGCCATCCAGGTGGCGGCGGCCCAGGTCATCCTGGACACGGGCCAGCCGAACAACTTCTCCATGGCCCAGCACGGCTACGAGTACACGAACACGCTCGGGTGGTTCTACGACACCTTCGCCCACCCTCACCGGCTCAAGCTGCTGTTCGTGGCCGCGCTGTTCATCAACCGCGCCGCCGAGCACCAGGCCAACACCCCGGGCAACGGCCGGCGCGCCATCACGCCATCGGCCGGGTCGGAGTCGTGGTCGGCGAGGCAACTGCTCGAGCGACTGGACGCGGCCCTGCTGGCCCTGCGGCCCGACGAAGCCGTGGATCTGACGGCCGCCTACCTCAAGGGCGGCTGGGATCGAGCGCCGCTCGTCGAGGAGCTGGCCACCGCGGCGTGCAAGCTGGGCAACGACCCCCACAACCAGGAGCTGGGCCTCTGTCTCGTGGAGGACTACCTCCACACGAAGGCCCACGATCGCGACCGGCTGCTCCTGGCCAGCGCCCAGCACACGGCGGGACACCGCAAGTACGGCGATCCCCTCGAGGCCTACCG of Candidatus Methylomirabilota bacterium contains these proteins:
- a CDS encoding MoxR family ATPase translates to MKVDAVAERVREVVLTLGRIVVGKDDVLERILAGVLANGHVLVEDYPGLAKTLIARLLAQALDLGFRRIQFTPDMLPSDITGSFLYDQREGRFEFRPGPVFTNLLLADEINRATPKTQAALLEAMQEAQVTVEGQSFALARPFLVIATQNPIELEGTYPLPEAQLDRFLLRVSVGYPEPEREREILRIRRERRTDTATVPTLVTRGELLGMQEALEDVFVSEPLERYIVALVQATRTDARVTLGASPRGSLALLKLARAEAAIRGRDFVLPDDVKAMAVAALAHRLVLKPELWISRTTPAHVIEALLREVPAPAAESP
- a CDS encoding DUF58 domain-containing protein, with translation MTWRPTALNVSCLTLVVWALFLGVVAGRADLILVAVPLVVALVAGRRTGAPPAWQLTREVSTDRVFEDERVTVTATLRAEGPLPLVELLEPLPPRVHLERGRHHAFFTLRPGEEVRWTFALRCAGRQHLRLGGPHVRLWGPLGLTAAETRVRAPHTVAVYPHVATIRHLPRPVRTQTSIGNYVSPTRGEGIEPGDIRPFAPGDQVRHVNWRATLRLGLLHVTQHHRERNADVVLLLDSLADVGAEGVTVLDAAARGAAALAAAYLARKDRVGLIEYGGQLRWVKPGSGRAQLQRLLDTLLDASVVFTYVNRDLDLVPPRILPPQALVLALSPMLDPRFVRAASDLAARGFDLTVIAVSPVAATRAIAPPSPVADVAARLWALERRAQVAELRRRGLSIVEWDGVEPLDAALAALRRPRLRRVVAG
- a CDS encoding DUF4129 domain-containing protein, translating into MATRRNVLVHGLGRLRAGTAIGIGLLLALGATIAPLPSPTGAPGASLTVQLPGAVRTLVLTLLVLSAVLLLAVQRPPRRRTGDEPPIARAAPRRPGWVAVLPVLLTVAAFWFLVWHYWSGGDTHPIDQAFTAIAELLELLTAARKPPTSVPLFDFTIGTLLVLFALGLFALMVLVALADRLERWWRRRTAAASLAAAPAAAHDDDGGDLRAEPDARAAVIRAYGRFERALAGARAPRAPWQTPMEFMRAALSRLSLPVPPVARLTALFEVARFSDRALGDAARDAACDCLDEITAALATEAPPPDAADPEQPPPPGPAHPRVEPGSRSGTTQPPLPGPAHPRVGPGSRSDTELGA